From one Solanum lycopersicum chromosome 12, SLM_r2.1 genomic stretch:
- the LOC101263189 gene encoding la-related protein 6B, protein MAMEEEYSVSVDSHTSSSASLTYNIDSSSSNTSKLNAQAPAFLPRTSSGRVYATRAAPLHQITTHIAIQNQFLYAPQLSLQSPQSPYYGGGGVARRFVDQEVAAATTADADISAKNGGLTEEAAQKIVNQVEFYFSDLNLATTENLIRHMIKDPEGYVPISVVASFKKIKALIGSHAQLAEVLRCSINLVVSEDGKKVKRKNPLTEAALEELQSRIVVAENLPEDHCHQNLMKIFSAVGRVKMIRTCHPQPSNGGASSASRSAKSDSTMYSNKLHAFVEYDAVELAEKAVLELNDVDNWRNGLKVHLLLRRAAKSGQARVKKVGHESDPNSKEDDDVALELNEKHDGDSSHHVDVQSNDVAEEHGRVGKKKGNNRGRGKVQGQGPGQTRGRGRETPQFRQTNRGGRTGGSVTKVNTGSSVASAPSSTGGVNVTGQPAVVTDQSGGKQSSVPRMPDGTKGFSMGRGKPVAVRTE, encoded by the exons ATGGCTATGGAAGAAGAATATTCAGTTTCTGTAGATTCTCACACTTCATCTTCTGCATCTCTCACTTACAATATCGATTCCTCTTCTTCTAATACAAGCAAACTTAACGCTCAAGCTCCTGCTTTCCTTCCTAGAACATCTTCTGGACGTGTCTATGCTACCCGTGCTGCTCCGCTTCATCAGATCACAACTCATATTGCCATACAGAATCAGTTCCTTTATGCCCCTCAATTGTCACTACAGTCTCCTCAGTCGCCTTACTATGGCGGTGGTGGTGTTGCTAGAAGATTTGTTGATCAAGAGGTTGCTGCCGCTACTACTGCTGATGCCGATATTTCAGCTAAGAATGGTGGGTTAACTGAAGAAGCTGCTCAGAAAATCGTTAATCAg GTGGAGTTCTATTTCAGCGATCTAAATTTGGCAACGACCGAAAATTTGATAAGGCATATGATCAAGGATCCAGAGGGGTATG TACCAATATCAGTGGTTGCATCATTCAAGAAGATTAAAGCTCTAATAGGTAGTCATGCTCAGCTTGCCGAAGTTCTACGCTGCTCAATAAATCTT GTTGTTAGTGAAGATGGAAAGAAAGTTAAACGGAAAAATCCTCTGACTGAAGCTGCCCTAGAGGAGTTGCAG tctCGCATAGTGGTTGCTGAGAATTTGCCTGAGGACCACTGCCACCAGAACCTCATGAAGATTTTTTCAGCAGTTGGAAG GGTAAAAATGATACGGACCTGCCACCCTCAGCCTTCAAATGGTGGGGCTTCTTCAGCATCTAGATCAGCAAAATCAGACAGCACGATGTACAGTAACAAG TTGCATGCATTTGTGGAGTACGACGCTGTAGAATTGGCTGAGAAGGCG GTTCTTGAGCTAAATGACGTGGATAACTGGCGAAATGGTCTAAAAGTCCATCTGCTGCTTAGACGCGCA GCGAAATCTGGTCAAGCCCGAGTGAAGAAGGTTGGTCATGAAAGTGATCCAAACtccaaagaagatgatgatgtTGCATTGGAACTCAATGAGAAACATGATGGAGACTCCTCTCACCATGTTGACGTGCAGTCCAATGACGTTGCA GAGGAGCATGGCCGCGTTGGGAAGAAGAAAGGGAACAATCGTGGTCGGGGTAAGGTACAGGGACAAGGACCAGGACAGACGAGGGGTCGAGGACGTGAAACTCCCCAGTTTCGACAAACCAATCGTGGAGGGCGTACAGGGGGTTCTGTAACAAAAGTGAATACTGGAAGTAGTGTGGCTAGTGCCCCCTCGAGTACTGGTGGTGTTAATGTAACAGGCCAGCCTGCAGTAGTTACTGACCAGTCAGGTGGCAAGCAATCTTCTGTGCCTCGCATGCCAGATGGCACGAAGGGATTCTCCATGGGTCGAGGGAAACCAGTAGCTGTAAGAACTGAGTGA